The following proteins are encoded in a genomic region of Cryptomeria japonica chromosome 11, Sugi_1.0, whole genome shotgun sequence:
- the LOC131041383 gene encoding probable carboxylesterase 17, with product MEMSSRPHNSSTRSYKNTTRVVEEIPGFLKVYTDGSVDRSSALVTEVSASHGCHGYKVCSKDVALNSKVGTWARIYIPQELIDESCSKNSRSNRVPVVFYFHGGGFCMGSAAWSTYHSFLSSISAEAECIIISVNYRLAPEHRLPVAYEDCWSAIEWASQPSSHEWIQSYGDLSRCFLAGDSAGANIGHHLAVWSSKEDLQGVGIVGVALIQPFFGRECKCRTKSEVEATDPALEVQWTDVFWRMALPEGANKDHPACNPLGPGGQLGDLKDLILPPILLFISEGDVMRDMDLEYYKAMRLANQEIRYVLCKGVGHGFQVLQPYSAETRELKKQLAIFINK from the coding sequence ATGGAGATGAGCTCAAGGCCACACAATTCATCCACCAGATCATACAAGAACACCACCAGAGTAGTAGAGGAAATCCCAGGATTCTTGAAAGTGTACACAGATGGTTCAGTGGACAGATCCTCAGCTCTGGTTACAGAGGTCTCTGCCTCTCATGGATGTCATGGTTACAAGGTCTGTTCTAAGGAtgttgctctgaattctaaggTGGGAACATGGGCTAGGATCTACATTCCTCAAGAACTAATTGATGAGAGCTGTAGTAAGAATTCAAGAAGTAATAGGGTCCCTGTGGTGTTCTACTTCCATGGAGGAGGATTCTGCATGGGCTCTGCTGCATGGTCAACATATCACAGCTTCCTGTCTAGTATAAGTGCAGAGGCAGAGTGTATAATCATATCTGTCAATTACAGGCTGGCACCAGAGCATAGGCTGCCTGTGGCCTATGAAGATTGCTGGAGTGCCATAGAATGGGCTTCACAGCCATCCTCTCATGAGTGGATCCAATCATATGGAGACCTGTCTAGGTGTTTCTTGGCAGGAGATTCAGCAGGGGCAAACATTGGGCACCACCTTGCTGTTTGGTCATCAAAGGAAGATTTGCAGGGTGTTGGGATTGTGGGTGTGGCTTTGATCCAGCCTTTCTTTGGCAGAGAATGTAAGTGCAGAACAAAATCAGAGGTGGAGGCTACAGACCCAGCTCTGGAAGTCCAATGGACTGATGTGTTCTGGAGAATGGCTCTGCCAGAGGGAGCCAACAAGGACCACCCTGCATGCAACCCCTTGGGGCCTGGAGGCCAATTGGGTGATCTCAAGGATTTGATTCTGCCTCCCATTCTGTTGTTCATCTCAGAAGGAGATGTAATGAGGGATATGGATTTGGAGTACTATAAGGCCATGAGACTGGCCAACCAGGAGATCAGGTATGTGCTCTGCAAGGGAGTTGGGCATGGATTTCAGGTATTGCAACCTTATTCTGCTGAAACTAGGGAATTGAAGAAGCAACTGGCTATCTTTATCAACAAATAG